In one window of Poriferisphaera corsica DNA:
- a CDS encoding tetratricopeptide repeat protein, producing MTGCIMGSGAIRKREPRSVKSDTTLNSPLNLPMSYSAEVVIELIGVNEAYLPETALNTAIQRFVRHIPGRVKLNKGKRIYVDRDNLGRLNRDKLEAAMIKAGGEVDGVGPATILLFVVADVDGVRELSTYEPTVVTRDADGIKTGTNRVVLYAGNIQYYGRKIEYLNETEAWEYAIYKELCRGLGLPHRSNHSFANSNCTRVHCILHPTFSQQDDMYGAQVLKPGKELCTDCLAEAYYAIRTQPAQLLNPRRPVSPVDWYDRLVRANPSHPNALLMRHVALLNENKYAEAKQDIADAYANSFSDPMIMDYYAKFLSKCEDKSLRDGQKALQIALELNRQTKFRDIDFLQTLAAAHEELGNIEKAIEYYKKAKEISSEVHIKRERGPAFYHPYGIK from the coding sequence ATGACTGGTTGCATCATGGGTTCAGGCGCAATCCGTAAACGTGAGCCGCGCTCTGTAAAATCGGACACGACACTTAATTCACCACTCAATCTGCCAATGAGTTATTCTGCAGAAGTGGTTATTGAGTTAATTGGAGTGAATGAAGCATATCTGCCTGAAACTGCGCTGAATACAGCGATTCAGAGATTTGTGCGCCACATCCCAGGCCGCGTCAAACTCAACAAAGGCAAACGTATCTATGTTGATCGCGACAACCTCGGGCGGCTTAATCGCGATAAACTTGAAGCTGCAATGATCAAAGCTGGCGGGGAAGTCGACGGTGTCGGCCCTGCGACCATTCTTTTGTTTGTCGTTGCGGATGTTGATGGTGTACGTGAGCTTAGCACGTACGAGCCGACGGTTGTGACCCGTGATGCTGATGGGATTAAGACCGGCACGAATCGCGTGGTGCTTTATGCAGGCAATATTCAGTACTACGGTCGCAAGATCGAATATCTTAATGAGACAGAGGCATGGGAATATGCCATTTACAAAGAACTATGCCGCGGCCTTGGCTTGCCCCACCGGTCAAACCATAGCTTTGCAAACAGCAACTGCACACGCGTACACTGTATTTTGCATCCAACCTTCTCTCAGCAGGATGACATGTATGGCGCACAAGTCCTTAAACCGGGCAAAGAGCTGTGTACGGATTGTCTTGCAGAAGCCTATTACGCGATTAGAACGCAACCCGCACAACTTCTCAATCCAAGACGCCCCGTATCACCTGTGGATTGGTATGATCGTCTGGTCCGCGCCAATCCTTCACACCCCAATGCATTGCTGATGCGTCATGTTGCCCTGCTAAACGAGAACAAGTATGCGGAGGCGAAGCAAGATATTGCAGATGCATACGCCAACAGCTTTAGCGATCCGATGATTATGGATTACTATGCTAAATTCCTCTCAAAATGTGAAGATAAGTCGCTTCGCGATGGGCAGAAAGCATTACAAATCGCGCTTGAGTTGAACCGGCAAACCAAATTCCGCGACATTGATTTCCTACAGACGCTCGCGGCGGCTCACGAAGAACTCGGCAATATTGAAAAGGCAATCGAGTACTACAAAAAGGCAAAAGAAATTTCGAGCGAAGTTCACATCAAGCGTGAACGAGGCCCTGCTTTCTATCATCCATACGGTATAAAGTAA
- the mtnP gene encoding S-methyl-5'-thioadenosine phosphorylase, which translates to MSNSNIKIGIIGGTGLGDKLGLETGQTVNPDTPFGKPSSPIIHTTWEGVDIYLLQRHGIGHIHNPSAVPYRANIFALKQLGVTHILASGATGSLREEYRPGDLVIVDQIIDKTYKRTNTFFERAAVHVEFADPFCSTMRNWLLNATKYLPSNQALENNDAPKPQNITVHAKGTYVVMEGPAFSTRAESHMHRAWGGDLIGMTAMPEAKLAREAEIAYAMIAMPTDYDCWRPHEVSSKQALLEEIIGNLNRATTNNIALIKAALRDLTILESEPCPAHAALAMGIWSHKDKIPADEINKLQVLWGKYFK; encoded by the coding sequence ATGAGCAATTCCAACATCAAAATCGGCATCATCGGCGGCACAGGTCTCGGCGATAAACTCGGCCTCGAAACCGGCCAAACCGTCAACCCCGACACACCCTTCGGCAAGCCATCATCTCCAATCATCCATACAACTTGGGAAGGCGTCGACATTTACCTCCTCCAGCGCCACGGCATCGGCCACATCCACAACCCCTCTGCCGTCCCATACCGCGCCAACATCTTCGCCCTCAAACAGCTCGGCGTCACCCACATCCTCGCCTCCGGCGCCACCGGCTCACTTCGCGAAGAATACCGCCCCGGCGATCTCGTCATCGTCGATCAGATCATCGACAAAACCTACAAGCGCACAAACACGTTCTTCGAACGCGCCGCAGTACACGTCGAATTCGCCGACCCTTTCTGCAGCACCATGCGTAATTGGCTCCTCAACGCAACCAAATATCTGCCCTCTAATCAAGCATTAGAAAATAACGATGCACCCAAACCCCAAAACATAACCGTACACGCAAAAGGTACTTACGTTGTCATGGAAGGCCCCGCCTTCTCCACCCGCGCCGAATCACACATGCACCGCGCCTGGGGCGGCGACCTCATCGGCATGACCGCCATGCCCGAAGCCAAACTCGCCCGTGAAGCCGAAATCGCCTACGCCATGATCGCCATGCCCACCGACTACGACTGTTGGCGTCCGCACGAAGTCTCTTCCAAACAAGCACTTCTGGAAGAAATCATCGGCAACCTCAACCGCGCCACCACCAACAACATCGCCCTAATCAAAGCCGCACTCCGCGATCTCACCATCCTCGAATCCGAACCCTGCCCCGCTCACGCCGCGCTCGCCATGGGCATCTGGTCGCACAAAGACAAGATCCCCGCCGACGAGATCAATAAACTCCAAGTCCTCTGGGGCAAATATTTTAAATAG
- a CDS encoding C40 family peptidase, which produces MRQDISVNYSVIRDVLRTGDLVLFSGKGGMSAGIKWGTMSQWSHVGMVVRLDGFDFVGLWESTTLSDVADVESGEKRKGVQLVALRERLNRYQGEVAIRRLEGIEIGEKELAGLMAFKGEMNGRGYESNLFELVRSAYDGPMGRNEEDLSSVFCSELVAEAYQRMGLLGEEKASNEYTPADFGQDRFLTLLAGRLSDEILIGRE; this is translated from the coding sequence ATGAGGCAGGATATAAGCGTGAACTATTCGGTGATTAGAGATGTGCTGAGGACAGGTGATCTGGTGTTGTTTTCAGGGAAAGGGGGGATGAGTGCGGGGATCAAGTGGGGGACGATGAGTCAGTGGTCGCATGTCGGGATGGTGGTGCGGCTGGATGGTTTTGATTTTGTGGGTTTGTGGGAGAGCACAACCTTGAGTGATGTGGCGGATGTTGAGAGCGGGGAGAAGCGAAAGGGGGTGCAGTTGGTTGCATTGCGTGAACGGCTGAACCGGTATCAGGGCGAGGTGGCTATTCGGCGCTTAGAAGGTATAGAGATTGGTGAAAAGGAGTTGGCGGGGTTAATGGCGTTTAAAGGTGAGATGAATGGGCGGGGGTATGAATCGAATTTGTTTGAGTTGGTGAGGTCGGCGTATGACGGGCCGATGGGGCGGAATGAAGAGGATCTGTCGAGCGTGTTTTGTAGTGAGCTTGTGGCGGAGGCCTATCAGCGGATGGGATTATTGGGAGAAGAAAAGGCGTCGAATGAGTATACGCCCGCGGATTTTGGACAGGACCGGTTTTTAACGCTTTTGGCGGGGAGGCTGAGTGATGAGATTTTGATTGGGCGGGAATGA
- a CDS encoding PEP-CTERM sorting domain-containing protein — protein MKNFITIIIAALSITASASAAKIAITGIHTDTSDNFTFVALQTLEAGTEIYFTDNGANTDGTIYDGEGILLWTASTTVEVGQVVSFDNNNEFTKANNKSFALSTGGDQVLAYTMSGDTKEFLFLAQTNSTQFQSSASNSNVSALAPGLIEGTNAVAAGKDAGSKDEWDNAQYIGTRTGTADELMAAIANTDNWVGSNSSIVLNTEAFTITPIPEPASLSLIALSSLALLRRRK, from the coding sequence ATGAAAAACTTCATCACAATCATCATCGCAGCACTCAGCATTACAGCCTCTGCTTCCGCAGCAAAAATCGCGATCACCGGCATCCACACTGATACATCAGACAACTTCACGTTCGTTGCCCTCCAAACACTCGAAGCAGGCACCGAAATCTACTTCACCGATAACGGCGCCAACACCGATGGCACCATCTACGACGGCGAAGGTATCCTCCTCTGGACAGCCTCAACCACCGTCGAAGTCGGCCAAGTCGTCAGCTTCGATAACAACAACGAATTCACCAAAGCCAACAACAAATCATTCGCCCTCTCAACCGGCGGCGATCAGGTTCTCGCCTACACCATGAGCGGCGACACCAAAGAATTCCTCTTCCTCGCACAAACCAATTCAACACAATTCCAAAGCAGCGCCTCAAATTCAAACGTCTCAGCACTCGCCCCCGGCCTCATCGAAGGCACCAACGCCGTCGCAGCCGGCAAAGACGCCGGTTCAAAAGACGAATGGGATAACGCACAATACATCGGCACACGCACCGGCACAGCCGATGAACTCATGGCCGCCATCGCAAACACAGACAACTGGGTCGGCTCAAACAGCAGCATCGTCCTCAACACCGAAGCATTCACAATCACACCAATCCCCGAGCCCGCTTCACTCTCACTCATCGCGCTCAGCTCACTCGCCCTGCTCCGCCGTCGCAAATAA
- a CDS encoding endonuclease, giving the protein MDTIKFSTASLLTALLLTTSSFAVSYDAPSNYYNNATSTGSTLKSQLRQIMTSGHRPTSYDDLKYSARYTDTDPNNPNNMLLIYNRASNKSSWDSAKTWNREHIWPQSKQSSGSNKSDQHALRPCNPGLNSSRGNLTFGGTYGSSMGRHGSYWYTGDADAGDVARSLFYSATRYSHLSLGESSGSNKMGKLSDLIQWHYLDTPDEFELRRNHAVYGGAVDNYRGGTYINPEAQNNRNAYIDRPEYAWSVYMDQQNDTQLYFGSSAQSNGSSTLDVNFGRVIKGATGVNTSYAALLNKKGNDGTYYEVKADANVQSSVNGRYNAFAMNKNGNKSINVSLDADTNTAGKYRGSLVVDNLDVTTQGGNGRGANDGNDSVNLELTVVENATASFDARDEQQGLVIDFGDIKQNILAQQSFEIYNYTASAFTAHLDLDSILSGGDSDMFDIDLATFKNLEADNSNTFTAALDTDQIGELEAQYILNFSNEDLPGSANEHSLFLTVKANVISAVPEPASLALFGLAGVILASRKRNR; this is encoded by the coding sequence ATGGACACCATCAAATTTTCTACTGCATCCCTACTCACCGCCCTACTGCTCACAACCTCCTCATTTGCCGTCTCTTATGACGCACCTTCAAACTATTACAACAACGCAACAAGCACCGGCTCAACCCTCAAAAGTCAGCTCCGCCAAATCATGACCAGCGGACACCGTCCCACCTCATACGACGATCTCAAATACTCAGCCAGGTACACGGATACCGATCCCAACAACCCCAACAACATGCTCCTCATCTACAACCGCGCATCAAACAAATCCAGCTGGGACTCCGCCAAAACCTGGAACCGCGAGCACATTTGGCCTCAATCCAAACAATCCTCCGGCTCAAACAAATCCGACCAGCACGCACTCAGGCCATGCAACCCCGGCCTAAACTCCTCACGCGGCAACCTCACCTTCGGCGGAACCTACGGCTCATCCATGGGCAGGCACGGCAGCTACTGGTACACCGGCGACGCCGATGCAGGTGACGTCGCTCGTTCACTCTTCTACTCCGCAACACGCTACTCACACCTCTCCCTCGGCGAGTCCTCCGGCTCAAACAAAATGGGCAAACTCTCCGACCTCATCCAATGGCACTACCTCGACACACCAGACGAATTCGAACTCCGTCGCAACCACGCCGTCTACGGCGGCGCCGTCGACAACTACCGCGGCGGAACCTACATCAACCCCGAAGCCCAAAACAACCGCAACGCCTACATCGATCGGCCCGAATATGCATGGTCCGTCTACATGGATCAGCAAAACGACACCCAGCTCTACTTCGGCTCTTCCGCTCAATCAAACGGCTCATCCACACTCGACGTCAACTTCGGCCGCGTCATCAAAGGCGCAACCGGCGTCAACACCTCTTACGCCGCACTGCTCAACAAAAAAGGCAACGACGGCACATACTACGAAGTCAAAGCCGACGCCAACGTCCAATCATCTGTCAATGGCCGCTACAACGCATTCGCCATGAACAAAAATGGCAACAAGTCCATCAACGTCTCACTTGACGCCGACACCAATACCGCCGGCAAGTACCGCGGCTCACTCGTCGTCGACAACCTCGACGTCACCACCCAAGGCGGTAACGGTCGCGGTGCGAACGATGGCAACGACTCAGTCAACCTCGAACTCACCGTTGTCGAAAATGCAACCGCATCCTTCGACGCCCGTGATGAACAGCAGGGACTTGTCATCGACTTCGGCGACATCAAGCAAAACATACTCGCCCAACAATCCTTCGAGATCTACAACTACACCGCATCAGCCTTCACCGCTCACCTCGATCTCGACTCAATCCTCTCTGGTGGCGACAGTGACATGTTCGACATCGACCTCGCGACCTTCAAAAATCTCGAAGCCGACAACAGCAACACCTTCACAGCCGCACTCGACACCGACCAGATCGGCGAACTTGAAGCTCAATACATTCTCAACTTCTCAAACGAAGATCTCCCTGGCTCTGCCAACGAGCACTCACTCTTCCTCACCGTAAAAGCCAACGTCATCAGCGCCGTCCCAGAGCCAGCATCACTCGCTCTATTCGGCCTCGCCGGCGTCATCCTCGCCAGCCGCAAGCGTAACCGCTAA
- a CDS encoding PPK2 family polyphosphate kinase yields the protein MTIAINTQIHRVSPQTPINLHTSLTTPPTDFEHSKKALKEQFKTESKALTHLQELMYAQSKHAVLIVFQAMDAGGKDSTIRHIMTPINPQGCRVLNFKAPSAYERERDYLWRIHQHVPPKGCFTVFNRSHYEDVVTVSVNDFAPKHIWQKRYNHINAFEQLLTDEGTHILKFFLHISKDYQKHRLQRRLDRPDKHWKFDPSDLVARNHWDDYMQAYAQAFNTCSVNTDAPWYVIPAENREYRNLAIIQIINQKLQSLDMQYPAPQYDASQYKIN from the coding sequence ATGACTATCGCTATCAACACCCAAATTCACCGCGTCTCCCCTCAAACTCCCATCAATCTACACACATCACTCACCACCCCACCCACCGATTTTGAGCATTCAAAAAAAGCGCTCAAGGAACAATTCAAAACAGAATCCAAAGCACTCACACATCTACAAGAACTCATGTACGCACAATCCAAACACGCCGTCTTAATCGTCTTCCAAGCCATGGACGCAGGCGGCAAAGATTCCACCATTCGCCACATCATGACCCCCATCAACCCTCAAGGCTGCCGAGTCCTCAACTTCAAAGCCCCCTCTGCGTACGAACGTGAACGTGATTACCTCTGGCGCATACACCAACACGTCCCACCCAAAGGCTGCTTCACTGTTTTTAACCGCTCGCATTACGAAGATGTCGTCACCGTCTCCGTTAACGACTTCGCGCCAAAGCACATTTGGCAAAAACGCTACAACCACATCAATGCCTTCGAACAGCTCCTAACCGACGAAGGCACCCACATCCTCAAGTTTTTCCTACACATCTCCAAAGACTACCAGAAGCATCGCCTCCAACGCCGACTCGACCGCCCCGACAAGCACTGGAAATTCGACCCCTCCGACCTCGTTGCCAGAAATCACTGGGATGACTACATGCAAGCCTACGCACAAGCATTCAACACTTGCTCAGTAAACACTGATGCCCCATGGTATGTCATACCTGCCGAAAACCGTGAATACCGAAATCTCGCCATCATCCAGATCATCAACCAAAAACTTCAATCGCTCGATATGCAATACCCTGCCCCTCAGTATGATGCTTCTCAATACAAAATCAATTAA
- the msrB gene encoding peptide-methionine (R)-S-oxide reductase MsrB, with protein sequence MPVANGGEVVGDGEGVRRVEKSDEEWRSLLSHDEYRVMREKGTERAFTGQWLKNKEKGQYVCAACGSVLFESDDKFESRTGWPSFSEVAEKGNVVLKEDRSYGMVRAEVVCGVCDGHLGHVFNDGPLPSGKRYCINSVALDFNKYAK encoded by the coding sequence ATGCCTGTTGCTAATGGTGGCGAAGTGGTTGGGGATGGAGAAGGTGTGCGGCGGGTTGAAAAGAGTGATGAAGAATGGCGATCGCTGCTTAGTCATGACGAATACCGGGTAATGAGAGAGAAAGGGACGGAACGGGCGTTTACGGGGCAATGGTTGAAGAATAAGGAAAAGGGGCAGTATGTGTGTGCGGCGTGTGGGTCGGTATTGTTTGAGAGTGATGATAAGTTTGAATCGCGAACGGGTTGGCCATCATTTTCTGAGGTTGCGGAAAAGGGGAATGTTGTTTTGAAAGAAGATCGGAGCTATGGGATGGTGAGGGCTGAGGTTGTGTGTGGGGTGTGTGATGGTCATCTGGGGCATGTGTTTAATGATGGGCCGCTACCGAGTGGCAAGAGATACTGTATTAATTCGGTGGCGTTGGATTTTAATAAGTATGCCAAGTAA
- a CDS encoding DsrE family protein, with protein sequence MKKHCPQTASLLLLIITALLLPACVATSNSSSVSKTSNTDGIFIHLSSGKSNPHAVLMALKMADNFASTNPVIVYCDVQSIDILLKDAPPLSTSNFLNSQELIEKLLSQNVPIYACPSCLKSHKKIPSDLIPGIQIASKSSLTAFTTNRILSFSY encoded by the coding sequence ATGAAAAAACACTGCCCACAAACAGCCTCACTTCTTCTTCTCATCATCACCGCCCTACTACTCCCCGCCTGCGTAGCCACCTCCAACTCGTCATCAGTTAGCAAGACCTCCAACACCGATGGTATCTTCATCCACCTCTCATCCGGCAAAAGCAACCCCCACGCCGTTCTCATGGCTCTCAAAATGGCCGACAACTTCGCAAGCACCAATCCCGTCATCGTGTATTGCGACGTCCAGAGCATCGACATCCTCTTAAAAGACGCACCACCACTCAGCACATCCAACTTTCTTAACTCCCAAGAACTTATCGAGAAACTTCTCTCACAAAACGTCCCCATCTACGCATGCCCTTCCTGCCTCAAATCTCACAAGAAAATCCCAAGCGACCTCATCCCCGGCATACAAATCGCCAGCAAATCCTCACTCACCGCATTCACCACCAACCGCATCCTCTCATTTAGCTACTAA
- a CDS encoding sigma-70 family RNA polymerase sigma factor: protein MESQTFRELALAEMDSVYRMAMHLSRHPDEASDLVQETYLKALKAEGRFELREQGVRPWLFKILHNNFYTRVGKRKREPTLGDDMPEQAVYGEVDEEPPAWDLASLDWEMVDDRLKKAIEELPEHYREVLLLWAVEGLKYREVAEVVGVPLGTVMSRLYRARAILSERLADLAAESGIKVGNAGGKNAGG from the coding sequence TTGGAAAGTCAAACTTTCAGAGAATTGGCTCTTGCGGAGATGGATTCGGTGTATCGAATGGCGATGCACTTATCGCGTCATCCTGATGAAGCATCGGATCTGGTGCAAGAGACGTATTTGAAGGCGCTGAAGGCTGAGGGCCGTTTTGAATTACGGGAGCAGGGGGTTCGGCCGTGGCTCTTTAAGATACTGCATAACAATTTTTATACGCGCGTGGGCAAGCGGAAACGCGAGCCGACATTGGGCGATGATATGCCTGAGCAGGCGGTGTATGGGGAGGTTGATGAGGAGCCGCCGGCGTGGGATTTAGCGAGTTTGGATTGGGAGATGGTGGACGATCGTTTGAAAAAAGCGATTGAAGAGTTGCCGGAGCATTACCGGGAGGTGTTGTTGCTTTGGGCTGTTGAAGGCTTGAAGTATCGTGAAGTGGCTGAGGTGGTGGGTGTGCCGTTGGGAACGGTGATGAGCCGCTTGTATCGCGCACGCGCGATTTTGAGTGAACGATTGGCTGACCTTGCTGCAGAGAGTGGCATTAAGGTTGGTAACGCTGGCGGGAAGAATGCTGGCGGTTGA